A region of the bacterium BMS3Abin14 genome:
CCCTTCTTTTAGGAGACATCGAGATCATCAGGAGGAATCCCCGGCAGGCCATGGATTATTTTCAGAAGGCACAGGAGATCGGGGGAGAGGAGGTCCGAACCGCCTACGGGATGGCCACAGCCGCTATTCAGCTCTCCGAGGGGGAAAGGGCGCTGGGAATACTCAATGGGATCCCGCCCGCCGAAAGATCGCCGATCAGGCACCTCGGGCTCTCGGGGGAGGCTCTTCTCCTGGCCGGGAGAACGGGCGAAGCAGTGAAGAACCTGGAGGCGGCGATTCAAAAGGCCCCCGAGGTTCGAAGATTCCTTTTCTCCCTGGCCAGGGCCTACGTCGTCAAGGGAGACGAATCCTACGCCAGAAAAACTTTCAACAAGTATGCCGAACTGTCAGGCTTGGCTGAGGGTGACTATGGGGATTTCCGCCGGACTACTCTGGATAAGTTCCACGTGCAGGGGAGAAACAGATGAGCAAAGTAACGATTGCCGCCGAGATATGGTCGTTCTTGAAGGAGAGAAAGAAACTGATTTTCCTGCCCCTGATTGTGCTGCTGATACTTCTGGCGGTCTTCGCTATCGTGGCGGAGGTACCCGTCCTGACGCCCTTCATCTACGCGCTGTTCTAGAAAGAAATCCGCTAACGTCAATACTGCCGTTCACAGGACTCCCTTTTCACGGGAGAGCACGGCTCCCAGTAGGTCCCCGGGGCCCGGTCAGGCCCCTTTTCCAGAAACCGTCTGCCCGTCAGCCTGGCCCCAAGCGCGGTGGGCCACAGAACCCCATAATAACCCAATGCCAGGCAAAGCGTGAAAACCCGGCGACCCACGGCGGATGATATACGGCCCCAGTACCGGTGAACGGGGGCCAGAATCCCCGGGAGGAAGAACCCCGCCCCTGCCAGAAACCCTCCAATGACGATCAGGGTCCACCAGAAAGGGAGGGAGAACCTCCAGCGGAGCACGAGGGACATCACTACCAGACCCAAACCTGTGGAAATACCGAAGATCCGGAGATGCCTTTCCCCGGCCGTCCGGCAGGCTGTTTCGGCAATCTCCCCCGGGTCTTTCAGGTCGCTCTGGTCCTCCTTGTCGAGGAGGAAAGGGCCGATGACCATTGCATCCATCCCCGTGACCATGAAGCATCGGAATGCTTCCTCCGGGGTGCAGACCATGGGCTCACCCCGGACGTTGAAGGATGTGTTCAGAAGGAGGGGACAGCCTGTCTTTTTCTCGAACGCGGATAACAGACCGGCAAACAGCGGGTTGTTTCTTCCCTCTACCGTCTGTACCCGGGCCGAGCCGTCCACATGGGTTACGGCAGGTATGTCGGACCTGACAGCCCGGAGCCTGTCGAGCCCGCTCAGGGACATCTCCTCCTCCGTCAGGCGCTTCAAGTGCTCAACCCCGATCGGAAACACTTTGAGCATGTAGGGGCTGTCGGATTTCATGTTAAAATACACGGCCGCCTTTTCCGCGAGGATGGAAGGGGCGAAGGGGCGGAACCCTTCCCGGAACTTGACATCCCGGTTGATTCGCGCCTGTACTTCCGGGCGCCTTGCATCGGCCAGGATGGACCTGTTTCCCAACGCCCTGGGCCCGAACTCCATCCGGCCCTGGAACCAGCCGACCACGCAGCCCTGTTCAATAAGAGCCGTGACCTTGTCCAGCAGTTCCGGCTCCTCCATTCTCTGGAAGGCAGCCCCGAGGCGATCCAATTCCCGCTCTACATGTTCCCCATCAAAACACGGGCCCAGCAGCGCCCCGGACATGCTGTCTTTGATCCCATCGGTCTCCCGTTCCCTGTCCATGTACTGGTGCCACCCATACAAAGCCGCGCCGAGTGCGGATCCGGCGTCTCCCGCGGCCGGCTGAATCCATATTTCATCGAAGACACCCTCACGTTCCAGTTTACCGTTGGCCACAGAGTTAAGCGCCACGCCACCTGACATCACCAACTTTGCCAGTCCTGTCTCCCGTTTGACGAACCGGGCCATCCGCAGGATCACCTCCTCGGCAACCTCCTGTACAGATCTGGCGAGGTCCATGTCAATCCGACGGATGGCGGATCCCGGAACCCGCGGTAAAGCCCCGAAGAGAGCATGAAAACGGCGGCTGGTCATGGTCAGGCCGGAACAGTAATCGAAATATTCCATGTTGAGCCTGAAGGACCCGTCTTCCCGAAGGTCCATGAGTTCGGTGAGGATAATATCCTTGTATACGGGCTCCCCGTAAGGGGCCAGGCCCATCATCTTGTACTCGCCGGAGTTTATCGCAAACCCGGTGAAAACGGTGAACGCTGAATAGAGCAGGCCGAGGGAATGGGGAAACCGCAGTTCCCCCACTATTTCTATCCTGTTTCCCTCCCCCGTCCCGTAACTTGCCGTCGCCCATTCACCCACACCGTCCATGGTGAGTATTGCTGCGGCCTCAAACGGGGAGGGAAAGAAAGCCGCCGCCGCGTGGGACTGGTGGTGGGAAGGGAAGATGATCCGCCCGGTAAACCCTGTCTCCTTCCGGATAATGTCCTTGATCCACAGTTTTTGCCGAAGCCAGGCGGGAATCGCCTGCCGAAACTGCCGCAGCCCTCTGGGCGCATAGGCAAAAAACGTTTCCAGCAGGCGCTCGAAGTGAATGAACGGCTTTTCATGGAAGGCGATCAGGTCCAGGGATTCGGGAGTCACTCCGCCCTCTTCCATGCAGTAACGGATAGCGCTTTCGGGAAAGCGCAGGTCATGTTTCACCCTGGAAAAACGTTCCTCCTGGACCGCGGCCACGACTTTTCCGTCACAGACCAGTGACGCAGCGCTGTCGTGGTAAAAAGCGGAGATACCAAGGATATTTACCGGATGCCCACTCTCAACAGGATTTTCAGGCCACTTCCCTTTCATGGTCACAATCTAACAGAAAATAGGGGGCAAGAGGAAGGATCGCGTAGGAGCCTTTGGGTATGGGTGCACGGAGGCATAGGTGCATGGGAGCGTGGGTGAGGAGGAGCGTGGGCGAGCGGAAACAGGGGACTCTAGGGCACAGGGACCTGGAGACGCGGAGAGCTTATGCCTGTCACGGCGACAAAGCAGATTATTTCACCACCCGTTCGTCACGCTTCAGCGTGACTCACTGGAGTCAGGTCACGGAGGAAGGACTAATCCCCTCCATGTCAGAAAACCGTAAATACTAACCGTTCACGCCCCTGGCGAGACCTGGCAGGAGTTTGATTTTCCGAATCACTTTTGCGGAAGGCGAATGGCTGACGTGATACAGGTCCCACGCAAGCTGCAGGTTGAGCCAGAACTGCGCCTCCATGCCGAACAGACGCTCCAGTCTCAGCGCGGTATCAGGGGTTACACCCCGCTTTCCATGGATCAGTTCATTGATCCGGGGATAGGAAACCCCAAGCCTCTCCGCCAGTTCGACCTGTGTCATCTTTAGCGGCTCGAGAAATTCTTCAAAGAGCATCTCACCCGGATGCGTCGGCGGTCCGTACTTCGGTACGCGAACCATGATTTTCCTCCATCATCTGTCGTGGTAATCCGTTATCTCAACCCGCACTGGCCCATCCTCGGACCAGATAAAGCAAACACGGTACTGATCGTTAATCCTTATGCTGTGTTGTCCAGCCCGTTTCCCTTTAAGTGCTTCAAACCTGTTGCCGGGAGGAATTCGGAGCGAACCCAAGACAACCACAGCGTTGAGTTGGTCCAGCTTCCGCCCTGCCACA
Encoded here:
- the novN gene encoding decarbamoylnovobiocin carbamoyltransferase, translated to MKGKWPENPVESGHPVNILGISAFYHDSAASLVCDGKVVAAVQEERFSRVKHDLRFPESAIRYCMEEGGVTPESLDLIAFHEKPFIHFERLLETFFAYAPRGLRQFRQAIPAWLRQKLWIKDIIRKETGFTGRIIFPSHHQSHAAAAFFPSPFEAAAILTMDGVGEWATASYGTGEGNRIEIVGELRFPHSLGLLYSAFTVFTGFAINSGEYKMMGLAPYGEPVYKDIILTELMDLREDGSFRLNMEYFDYCSGLTMTSRRFHALFGALPRVPGSAIRRIDMDLARSVQEVAEEVILRMARFVKRETGLAKLVMSGGVALNSVANGKLEREGVFDEIWIQPAAGDAGSALGAALYGWHQYMDRERETDGIKDSMSGALLGPCFDGEHVERELDRLGAAFQRMEEPELLDKVTALIEQGCVVGWFQGRMEFGPRALGNRSILADARRPEVQARINRDVKFREGFRPFAPSILAEKAAVYFNMKSDSPYMLKVFPIGVEHLKRLTEEEMSLSGLDRLRAVRSDIPAVTHVDGSARVQTVEGRNNPLFAGLLSAFEKKTGCPLLLNTSFNVRGEPMVCTPEEAFRCFMVTGMDAMVIGPFLLDKEDQSDLKDPGEIAETACRTAGERHLRIFGISTGLGLVVMSLVLRWRFSLPFWWTLIVIGGFLAGAGFFLPGILAPVHRYWGRISSAVGRRVFTLCLALGYYGVLWPTALGARLTGRRFLEKGPDRAPGTYWEPCSPVKRESCERQY
- the ybaQ gene encoding putative HTH-type transcriptional regulator YbaQ — its product is MVRVPKYGPPTHPGEMLFEEFLEPLKMTQVELAERLGVSYPRINELIHGKRGVTPDTALRLERLFGMEAQFWLNLQLAWDLYHVSHSPSAKVIRKIKLLPGLARGVNG
- the higB-1 gene encoding toxin HigB-1, whose amino-acid sequence is MIKSFFDRGTEDIFDRKNSREARRICPQGLWSVAGRKLDQLNAVVVLGSLRIPPGNRFEALKGKRAGQHSIRINDQYRVCFIWSEDGPVRVEITDYHDR